One genomic region from Labeo rohita strain BAU-BD-2019 chromosome 7, IGBB_LRoh.1.0, whole genome shotgun sequence encodes:
- the bmp15 gene encoding bone morphogenetic protein 15 — protein MKATSSHNCLRLCVLSCLFVLHISSRVAGNMASPSRFGVASTEVHRNRHPKQRNSYFRPVLESQTKDEAVRLMLNLYRIAADADGRPKQPKLFGSNTVKLLQASTTEKHFLLTSSDLQYTYTVKYELKNLLLDKLVRASFMHLRSPVSSHLPFICEARVTSLQDLPAGDRVIMGPRSLWTESDVTNHVSESKDGHVSLFAHYRCTQQEHARSITHRKHFPPQHHLQAPVLLLFLEENKQPVEWGKYITPLSRPRTRRSGEPGSIISDIPNYKQGPNSVAKNHCKLHSYRVSFKDLGWDHWIIAPPKYNPRYCKGDCPRILHYGYSSPNHAIMQTFISELGVADIPLPSCVPYKYKPVSVLMMERNGNIVYKEYEDMIADSCTCR, from the exons ATGAAGGCTACCAGCAGTCACAACTGTCTGAGACTCTGCGTACTGTCGTGTTTGTTTGTGCTGCACATATCTTCGCGCGTGGCTGGAAACATGGCCTCTCCGTCACGTTTTGGCGTTGCCAGTACAGAAGTTCACCGCAATCGACACCCCAAACAGAGGAACTCTTATTTTAGACCTGTCCTAGAAAGCCAGACCAAAGATGAAGCTGTGCGTCTCATGTTAAATCTATACAGGATAGCTGCGGATGCAGATGGACGACCAAAGCAGCCCAAGTTATTTGGGTCcaacactgtaaagctgcttcaAGCGTCCACCACTGAAAAGCACTTCCTCTTAACCTCAAGTG ATCTTCAGTATACCTACACAGTGAAATATGAACTGAAAAACCTCTTGTTGGACAAATTAGTGAGGGCGTCTTTTATGCACCTAAGGTCGCCTGTGTCATCCCATCTTCCTTTTATCTGTGAGGCGAGAGTCACATCTCTTCAAGATCTTCCCGCAGGTGACCGTGTCATCATGGGTCCTCGAAGCCTGTGGACCGAATCCGACGTCACAAACCATGTGTCCGAGTCGAAAGATGGCCACGTATCCCTCTTTGCCCATTATCGATGCACACAACAAGAACATGCCAGGTCCATTACACATCGAAAACATTTCCCACCTCAACACCATCTTCAAGCTCCTGTTTTGCTGCTGTTCCTGGAGGAGAACAAGCAGCCTGTGGAATGGGGGAAGTACATCACGCCCCTTTCCCGCCCCAGGACCCGTCGTTCTGGGGAACCCGGGAGCATCATCTCTGACATCCCCAACTACAAGCAAGGGCCGAACAGCGTGGCCAAAAACCATTGCAAGCTGCACTCCTATCGTGTGTCATTTAAAGATTTGGGATGGGACCACTGGATCATTGCACCCCCCAAGTACAATCCTCGTTACTGTAAGGGAGACTGTCCTCGTATTCTGCATTACGGCTACAGTTCACCCAATCATGCGATCATGCAGACGTTCATCAGCGAGCTCGGTGTGGCAGATATCCCGTTGCCCTCTTGCGTGCCTTATAAATACAAACCTGTCAGTGTGCTGATGATGGAGAGGAATGGAAACATAGTTTATAAAGAATATGAAGATATGATTGCAGACTCCTGCACCTGCAGATGA
- the got2b gene encoding glutamic-oxaloacetic transaminase 2b, mitochondrial, which translates to MALLKTSKFISSVGSLTPSLATLPIRASSWWTEVQMGPPDPILGVTEAFKRDTNSKKMNLGVGAYRDDNGKPYVLSCVRKAEALIASNMLDKEYLPIGGLGEFSKACAELALGPDNEVLKSKRSITVQTISGTGSLRVGANFLSRFHTVARDVYLPKPSWGNHTPIFRDAGMQLKAYRYYDPATCGFDFTGALDDISKIPEHSVIMLHACAHNPTGVDPRPEQWKELSAVIKKRKLLVFFDMAYQGFASGDIDRDAWAVRYFIEQGHNVLLSQSFAKNMGLYGERVGGFTVVCADAEEAKRVESQLKILIRPIYSNPPMNGARIAATILNTPELRSTWLEEVKGMADRIIKMREMLVANLKKEGSSQNWQHVTDQIGMFCFTGLQPEQVERLINEFSVYMTKDGRISVAGVTSGNVGYLAHAIHQVTK; encoded by the exons ATGGCTCTCCTCAAAACCTCCAAGTTCATTTCCTCTGTTGGGAGTTTGACGCCGTCTTTGGCTACCCTACCCATCAGAGCCAG CTCATGGTGGACTGAGGTGCAGATGGGACCCCCTGATCCCATCCTGGGGGTGACGGAGGCCTTCAAACGGGACACAAACTCTAAGAAAATGAACCTGGGTGTGGGGGCATACAGGGATGACAATGGCAAGCCATATGTTCTCAGCTGTGTTCGGAAG gcCGAGGCTCTGATTGCCTCTAACATGTTAGATAAAGAGTATCTGCCCATTGGGGGTCTGGGTGAGTTTAGCAAGGCTTGTGCTGAGCTCGCACTGGGGCCGGACAACGAGGTTCTCAAAAGCAAGAGG AGCATCACTGTCCAGACAATCTCGGGTACTGGTTCTCTGAGGGTTGGAGCCAATTTCCTG TCACGGTTCCACACAGTGGCAAGGGATGTATACTTGCCAAAGCCATCCTGGGGAAATCACACCCCTATTTTCCGTGACGCTGGTATGCAGCTGAAAGCGTACCGCTACTATGACCCTGCTACCTGCGGCTTTGACTTTACTGGAGCGCTGGATGACATCTCG AAAATTCCAGAGCATAGTGTAATCATGCTCCACGCTTGTGCTCATAACCCCACTGGTGTCGACCCACGACCAGAGCAGTGGAAGGAGCTCTCAGCTGTCATCAAG AAGAGGAAACTTCTAGTGTTCTTCGACATGGCCTACCAGGGCTTTGCTAGTGGAGATATTGATCGCGATGCCTGGGCCGTGAGGTACTTCATTGAGCAGGGCCACAATGTCCTCCTGTCTCAGTCCTTCGCTAAGAACATGGGTCTCTATG GTGAGCGTGTTGGAGGGTTCACAGTGGTGTGTGCTGATGCTGAGGAGGCAAAGAGGGTGGAGTCTCAGCTGAAGATCCTGATTCGCCCCATTTACTCTAACCCACCCATGAATGGAGCACGTATCGCCGCCACAATCCTCAACACACCAGAGCTGCGTTCAACATG GCTGGAGGAGGTGAAGGGTATGGCCGACCGTATCATTAAAATGAGAGAAATGCTGGTCGCTAATCTGAAGAAGGAAGGATCTTCTCAGAACTGGCAACACGTGACTGACCAAATTGGCATGTTCTGCTTCACTGGACTCCAACCTGAGCAG GTGGAGCGTCTGATAAATGAGTTTTCAGTTTACATGACTAAAGATGGCCGTATCAGCGTTGCTGGGGTGACCTCTGGAAATGTGGGATACCTTGCCCATGCCATTCATCAGGTCACTAAGTAG